One region of Cydia pomonella isolate Wapato2018A chromosome 9, ilCydPomo1, whole genome shotgun sequence genomic DNA includes:
- the LOC133521429 gene encoding malectin → MKVCDSSSKMNYRILWFISILSLIRNATGLGEIIYAINAGGPAHTDIYGIHYEKDPLHGRVGTASDYGKQLVMIGRANPKDEILYQTERYHHSTFGYDIPANKDGDYVLVLKFSEVYFNAPNMKVFDVVLNGDHTIVADLDIFDKVGRGVAHDEYIPYSIRNGKLYYNEEESDIRGGKIKVEFIKGYRDNPKINALYVMRGTIDEVPKLSPLVWPDNEAEETRDEVEEKTTPSRRASGPKQPDPYSMDESSVLIPVFITIGAFVPLLFCLCKL, encoded by the coding sequence ATGAAAGTGTGCGACTCGTCATCAAAAATGAATTATCGGATTTTATGGTTTATATCGATACTTTCTTTAATAAGAAATGCAACAGGACTCGGCGAAATAATTTACGCTATCAACGCTGGCGGACCTGCGCACACAGACATATACGGCATTCATTATGAGAAAGATCCTTTACACGGCAGAGTTGGCACCGCGTCCGACTACGGAAAACAGCTGGTAATGATTGGCAGAGCCAACCCGAAGGATGAGATCTTGTACCAGACGGAGCGCTACCACCACAGCACCTTCGGCTACGACATCCCAGCCAACAAGGACGGGGACTACGTGCTAGTTCTCAAGTTTAGCGAAGTGTACTTCAACGCTCCAAATATGAAAGTATTTGACGTAGTCCTCAACGGTGACCACACCATAGTGGCCGATCTAGACATTTTCGACAAAGTGGGTCGTGGTGTGGCGCATGACGAGTATATTCCATACTCTATTAGAAATGGGAAATTGTATTATAATGAGGAAGAATCTGATATTAGAGGAGGAAAAATAAAGGTTGAGTTTATTAAAGGTTACCGAGACAATCCCAAAATTAATGCTTTATATGTGATGAGGGGTACTATAGATGAAGTTCCTAAACTATCACCACTAGTATGGCCTGACAATGAGGCAGAGGAGACTAGGGACGAGGTGGAAGAAAAAACTACTCCATCACGACGGGCAAGTGGTCCCAAGCAGCCCGACCCCTACTCCATGGATGAGAGCTCTGTGCTCATCCCTGTGTTCATCACCATCGGAGCCTTTGTGCCCCTCTTGTTTTGCCTCTGCAAACTGTAG
- the LOC133520997 gene encoding uncharacterized protein LOC133520997: MYMDGLIEDLSGAKVGCNIGGTCLNNISYADDMVLLAPSIRAPRKLLKICEHYAERHGLRYNTTKSELLIFRAGNKKLEEVPRVELNGAALRRVERFKYLGQWLTESLNDDPDLERERRALTSRLPTDEALEPTA, from the exons atgtatatggaCGGGCTGATTGAGGATCTCAGTGGCGCCAAGGTTGGTTGTAACATTGGCGGTACCTGCCTCAACAACATAAGTTACgctgatgatatggtgctgctggctCCCTCAATCAGAGCGCCCAGGAAGCTCCTAAAAATATGTGAGCATTATGCGGAGAGACATGGGCTCAGGTATAACACTACAAAAAGTGAACTACTCATCTTCAGGGCTGGCAACAAGAAACTAGAAGAAGTTCCTAGGGTAGAGCTAAATGGTGCCGCCCTGAGGAGAGTAGAGCGGTTTAAGTACCTGGGTCAATGGCTCACCGAAAGCCTTAATGACGATCCTGATTTAGAACGAGAGCGCAGGGCGTTGACG AGTAGACTGCCCACTGATGAGGCGTTGGAACCAACTGCATGA